The Candidatus Binatus sp. sequence GCCGCCCGCGTCCTACAGCACGCAACTGGATACGACAGGCGGACTCGGCCCGGGAGATCCGGTGACGCACGCGTCGGCGACGATCGGCCACGTGACGGGAGTCTCGACGATCGGCGGCGGCGATTCGGAAGTAGCGTTTCAAGTCGACGGCTCGCATACCGACGAGATTCACAATGATTCGATCATGACCCTCAACAGCCTTGGCGCGCAGCCGTCGCTCGACGTGATGAACGTCGATGCGATGAGTCATGCGGCGCCGCCGGGCGCGCGACTCGACGGTGCGTCCAGCATGAACGAAGCGCAGTTGTTCATCTCGGCGCGCGGGCCGGGCAGTTACGCGCAGGCGCTGTCGAAAGTCGTCGGTGGGAATACGCCGACGCCGCAGATGATCCAGATGCAGCAGATGCTCGGGATGATTTCGCGCCAGACGATCGCAAATGCGATGGCGATTTCGCCGCCGTCGCGCCAAGAAGTCGAGACCGCGAAGCGCGAGGCCGCGGGCGTCGAGCGGCAACTGATGCGCAACGGCAAAGTCGAGCAGGCGGAACGGCTGCGCACTCAGATCGGCGGCATAATGCCCGGCATGACGGCACCGACGAATCCGCTTGCGATCCCGCTGACCTCGCCAAATCCCTGACAGGTGAATTTCTATGAACGGAGCTGAAAGCCTGATCCGCACCGCGATCGCGGCCGGAGTCGAAGTCTGTTTCGCGAATCCCGGTACGACCGAGATGCCGCTGGTCGCCGCGCTCGATTCAGTCGAAGGACTGCGCGCAATCCTGGGACT is a genomic window containing:
- a CDS encoding MlaD family protein translates to MRKSNRSIASSASAIGAGGVFFLAMLIAGCYSPPASYSTQLDTTGGLGPGDPVTHASATIGHVTGVSTIGGGDSEVAFQVDGSHTDEIHNDSIMTLNSLGAQPSLDVMNVDAMSHAAPPGARLDGASSMNEAQLFISARGPGSYAQALSKVVGGNTPTPQMIQMQQMLGMISRQTIANAMAISPPSRQEVETAKREAAGVERQLMRNGKVEQAERLRTQIGGIMPGMTAPTNPLAIPLTSPNP